The proteins below are encoded in one region of Segatella copri:
- a CDS encoding AI-2E family transporter, producing the protein MGKEITFDKFIRWAGVTLIVLAVLYMTNYLSSVLLPFFIAWFFAYLLYPVVKFIENKLHIRIRALSILIAMGTAIAVIGGVLWLIIPPMIDQFDKLGEVLTRWLHQTTHTNNLTALIKDWLQANQEQIELFLKSKDFSDAIKTTMPKVFSVVSQTATVLMSIVASMITLLYMFFILLDYETLTANWVRIFPKKNRPFWSALMKDVERELNNYIRGQGLVALCMGIMFCIGFTIIGFPMAIGLGILIGIMDLVPYLHTFALIPTAFLAMLKAADTGQNFWLVFGLAVLVFCVVQVITDMVVTPKIMGKAMGLNPAILLLSLSVWGALLGFLGLIVALPLTTLIIAYWQRYVTKEKPQYHEETGENVPISDKNEENQ; encoded by the coding sequence ATGGGAAAGGAGATTACATTTGATAAATTTATAAGATGGGCGGGTGTTACCCTCATCGTACTGGCCGTGCTCTACATGACCAATTATCTGAGCAGCGTACTGCTGCCATTTTTCATTGCATGGTTTTTCGCTTACCTGCTCTATCCGGTCGTGAAGTTTATCGAAAACAAACTCCACATCAGAATACGTGCGCTGTCTATCCTCATCGCCATGGGAACGGCTATCGCTGTTATAGGAGGCGTGCTGTGGCTCATCATCCCTCCGATGATTGACCAGTTTGACAAACTCGGTGAGGTGTTGACACGATGGCTGCATCAGACGACTCATACCAACAACCTGACGGCGCTGATCAAAGACTGGCTGCAGGCCAACCAGGAACAGATAGAGCTTTTTCTGAAAAGCAAGGACTTCAGCGATGCCATCAAGACCACCATGCCTAAGGTCTTCTCGGTAGTCAGCCAGACGGCCACGGTACTGATGAGTATCGTGGCATCGATGATTACCTTATTATATATGTTCTTCATCCTGCTCGATTATGAGACGCTGACAGCCAACTGGGTGAGAATCTTCCCTAAGAAGAACCGTCCGTTCTGGAGTGCGCTGATGAAGGATGTGGAGCGCGAGCTCAACAACTATATCCGTGGTCAGGGACTGGTAGCGCTCTGTATGGGCATCATGTTCTGCATCGGTTTTACCATCATCGGTTTCCCGATGGCGATAGGTCTGGGTATTCTCATCGGCATCATGGACCTGGTTCCGTATCTCCATACCTTCGCCCTCATCCCTACGGCATTCCTTGCCATGCTGAAGGCTGCCGACACAGGTCAGAACTTCTGGCTGGTATTCGGTCTGGCAGTTCTGGTGTTCTGTGTGGTGCAGGTCATCACCGACATGGTAGTTACCCCGAAGATCATGGGTAAGGCGATGGGATTGAATCCAGCCATTCTCCTCTTGAGTCTCTCGGTTTGGGGTGCACTTCTGGGCTTCCTGGGATTGATTGTAGCCCTTCCGCTCACAACGCTCATCATAGCCTACTGGCAGCGGTATGTAACGAAGGAGAAGCCGCAATATCATGAAGAAACGGGCGAAAATGTCCCGATTTCAGATAAAAATGAAGAAAATCAGTAA
- a CDS encoding thymidine kinase produces the protein MTENLIGEAHRPGRIEVVCGSMFSGKTEELIRRMKRAKFAKQKVEIFKPALDTRYSEEDVVSHDQNSIRSTPIESSGSILLLASDIDVVGIDEAQFLDNGLVEVCNELANRGVRVIVAGLDMDFKGVPFGPIPALCAIADEVTKVHAICVKCGSVAYVSHRLINNDKRVLLGEKDEYEPLCRECYQKAILNEKL, from the coding sequence ATGACAGAAAATCTAATTGGGGAGGCGCACCGTCCCGGAAGAATTGAAGTGGTGTGCGGATCGATGTTCTCCGGAAAAACAGAGGAATTGATCCGAAGAATGAAGCGTGCGAAGTTCGCCAAGCAGAAGGTGGAAATCTTTAAGCCGGCGCTTGACACTCGTTACTCCGAGGAAGATGTAGTGAGCCATGATCAGAACTCTATCCGGTCTACTCCTATTGAGTCCTCTGGATCGATACTGCTATTGGCTTCTGATATCGACGTGGTGGGTATCGATGAAGCCCAGTTCCTGGACAATGGACTCGTGGAGGTATGCAACGAACTCGCCAACCGTGGCGTGAGAGTCATCGTGGCAGGACTGGATATGGACTTCAAGGGAGTTCCCTTCGGTCCGATTCCTGCTCTCTGTGCCATCGCCGACGAGGTGACCAAGGTTCATGCCATCTGCGTAAAGTGCGGATCGGTCGCCTATGTGAGCCACCGGTTGATCAATAACGACAAACGGGTGCTTCTGGGCGAGAAAGATGAATACGAGCCGCTCTGCAGAGAATGCTACCAGAAGGCGATTCTTAATGAAAAATTATAA
- the rsmI gene encoding 16S rRNA (cytidine(1402)-2'-O)-methyltransferase, with protein sequence MGTLYIVPTPVGNMEDMTMRAIRILKEADLVLAEDTRTSSVLLKHFDIRNRLVAHHKFNEHGTSSAIVERLKGGETIALISDAGTPGISDPGFYLAREAAKAGITVQTLPGPTACIPAIVSSGLPCDRFCFEGFIPQKKGRQTYLESLKDEVRTMIFYESPYRVVKTLQQFAEVFGDDRLVSCCREISKLHEESVRGTLAEVIAHFEETEPRGEFVIVLAGKDPKQLKEEMKEKKREERRQKKNGARRDEESNE encoded by the coding sequence ATGGGCACATTATACATCGTTCCGACTCCAGTTGGTAACATGGAGGACATGACAATGCGAGCCATTCGCATACTGAAAGAAGCGGATTTGGTACTCGCTGAGGACACTCGAACATCGAGTGTCCTGCTGAAGCATTTCGATATCAGAAATCGATTAGTGGCTCACCATAAGTTTAACGAACATGGCACATCTTCTGCCATCGTAGAGCGACTGAAGGGTGGCGAAACCATTGCCTTGATCAGCGATGCCGGAACACCGGGTATCAGCGATCCTGGTTTTTACCTCGCCCGCGAGGCAGCCAAGGCAGGTATCACGGTGCAGACTTTGCCTGGACCTACGGCATGCATACCGGCCATCGTTTCTTCGGGGTTGCCATGTGACCGTTTCTGCTTCGAAGGATTCATTCCGCAGAAAAAGGGCAGACAGACCTATCTTGAATCATTGAAGGATGAGGTGCGCACCATGATTTTCTATGAGTCGCCTTATCGTGTGGTGAAAACCTTGCAGCAGTTTGCCGAGGTTTTCGGGGATGACAGACTGGTGAGCTGTTGTCGTGAAATATCCAAACTCCACGAGGAGAGTGTGAGGGGTACGCTTGCCGAGGTCATCGCTCATTTTGAGGAGACAGAACCAAGGGGCGAATTTGTCATTGTATTGGCAGGAAAAGATCCCAAACAGCTCAAGGAGGAGATGAAGGAAAAGAAGCGTGAAGAGCGCCGGCAGAAGAAAAACGGGGCTCGCAGGGATGAAGAAAGTAATGAATAA
- a CDS encoding nucleoside deaminase: protein MEDIKNKDEAYMRRALMEAQAAFDEDEIPVGAIIVCKDRIISRAHNLTEMLTDVTAHAEMQAITSGANMLGGKYLKDCTLYVTVEPCVMCAGALGWAQISRVVYGASDEKRGYTKYAPDALHPKTTVTSGVLEDECRALMQDFFQRKR, encoded by the coding sequence ATGGAAGATATCAAGAATAAAGACGAAGCATACATGCGCCGTGCCCTGATGGAGGCTCAGGCGGCATTCGATGAAGACGAGATTCCGGTAGGCGCCATCATCGTTTGTAAGGACCGGATCATATCGCGAGCCCACAATCTTACGGAGATGCTGACCGATGTTACGGCTCATGCCGAAATGCAGGCCATCACTTCGGGAGCCAACATGCTGGGAGGAAAATACCTGAAAGACTGTACCCTCTACGTTACGGTAGAACCCTGCGTGATGTGCGCCGGAGCGCTGGGATGGGCACAGATCAGCCGCGTGGTATATGGTGCCAGCGACGAGAAAAGGGGGTATACAAAATATGCGCCCGATGCACTGCATCCTAAGACGACAGTTACATCGGGCGTATTGGAAGATGAGTGCCGCGCACTCATGCAGGATTTCTTTCAGAGAAAGAGATAA
- a CDS encoding YraN family protein has translation MAEHNELGKWGEDEATLYLENEGYVVIDRDWKAGKRDLDILAVSPDGKTLVVVEVKTRSGEEYQQPEEAVDARKMRNLAIAANTYVKEQKVEKELRFDIVTVVGVGHQVKRIEHLVDAFNPLLIG, from the coding sequence ATGGCAGAGCATAATGAATTAGGCAAATGGGGAGAAGACGAGGCTACGCTCTATCTCGAGAATGAAGGCTATGTCGTCATCGACAGAGACTGGAAAGCCGGCAAGCGGGATCTGGATATCCTTGCCGTTTCGCCGGATGGTAAGACGCTGGTTGTGGTAGAGGTCAAGACCCGTTCGGGTGAAGAATACCAGCAGCCCGAGGAAGCCGTAGATGCCAGGAAGATGCGTAATCTGGCAATAGCCGCCAATACTTACGTCAAGGAACAGAAGGTGGAAAAAGAACTTCGCTTTGATATTGTTACCGTGGTAGGGGTAGGGCATCAGGTGAAACGCATCGAGCATCTTGTGGATGCCTTCAACCCGTTGCTGATTGGATAA
- a CDS encoding biotin--[acetyl-CoA-carboxylase] ligase, giving the protein MEKKIIRLKEVDSTNAFLKNLDTYDEDALTIAVADYQTSGRGQGVHTWESEPGKNLLFSMMMCPKWVPLRQQFLLSEAGALAVKDALDSYTDGITLKWPNDVYWYDKKISGTLIETAIDSKGIKRCIFGIGIDVNQTEFHSDAPNPVSLAQILGHEVDREEVLQKVIEAFCKYYELLRRADYMDVSGIYHLSLYRRKGYHWYEDKDGKFEGAFVEVEDDGHLILHDKKGVIRSYAFGEIKFLVNS; this is encoded by the coding sequence ATGGAAAAGAAGATTATACGATTAAAGGAAGTGGATTCCACGAATGCCTTCCTGAAGAATTTGGATACTTACGATGAAGATGCGCTGACCATTGCCGTTGCTGATTATCAGACATCGGGCAGGGGACAGGGCGTGCATACCTGGGAGAGTGAGCCGGGCAAGAACCTCCTCTTCAGTATGATGATGTGTCCTAAGTGGGTACCTTTGCGCCAGCAGTTCCTCCTTTCCGAGGCTGGTGCGCTCGCCGTGAAGGACGCTCTTGATTCCTATACGGACGGCATTACGCTGAAATGGCCGAATGATGTGTACTGGTATGACAAGAAAATCAGTGGCACGCTGATAGAGACTGCCATCGACTCCAAGGGCATCAAGCGCTGCATCTTCGGTATCGGCATTGATGTCAATCAGACTGAGTTCCACAGCGATGCGCCCAACCCTGTATCTCTGGCTCAGATTCTAGGCCATGAGGTGGATAGGGAAGAGGTGCTGCAGAAGGTGATTGAGGCTTTCTGCAAATACTATGAACTTCTGCGTCGTGCCGACTATATGGATGTGTCGGGCATCTATCATCTTTCTCTCTACCGTCGCAAGGGCTATCACTGGTATGAGGATAAGGACGGTAAGTTCGAGGGCGCCTTCGTAGAGGTGGAGGACGATGGTCATCTCATCCTTCATGACAAGAAGGGAGTAATACGCTCGTATGCGTTCGGAGAAATCAAGTTCCTGGTTAATAGTTAA
- the pyrH gene encoding UMP kinase: protein MAKFKRILLKLSGESLMGKQSFGIDPERLSDYAKQIKEVHEMGVQIGIVIGGGNIFRGLSGSQKGFDRVKGDQMGMCATVINSLALSSALGALGVKNKVLTAIRMEPIGEFYTKWKAIEAMEAGYICIFSAGTGSPYFTTDTGSSLRGIEIEADVMLKGTRVDGIYTADPEKDPTATKFKDITYDEIYTKGLKVMDLTATTMCKENNLPIYVFNMDVVGNLKKVMDGEEIGTLVHN, encoded by the coding sequence ATGGCAAAGTTTAAAAGAATTCTTTTGAAATTGAGCGGCGAGAGTCTGATGGGCAAGCAGAGCTTCGGCATCGACCCAGAGCGCCTGAGTGATTATGCTAAGCAGATAAAGGAGGTCCATGAGATGGGCGTTCAGATAGGCATAGTGATTGGTGGTGGTAACATCTTCCGCGGTTTGAGTGGAAGCCAGAAGGGTTTCGACCGTGTCAAGGGCGACCAGATGGGTATGTGTGCTACCGTTATCAATTCCCTGGCATTGAGCAGCGCACTCGGAGCCTTGGGCGTTAAGAACAAGGTGCTTACTGCCATCCGCATGGAGCCTATCGGCGAATTCTACACCAAGTGGAAGGCGATAGAGGCGATGGAGGCAGGCTATATCTGCATCTTCTCTGCAGGTACAGGCAGTCCATACTTCACTACCGATACCGGTTCTTCTCTCCGCGGTATCGAAATCGAGGCTGACGTGATGCTCAAGGGTACCCGTGTAGACGGCATCTATACCGCCGACCCAGAGAAGGATCCTACAGCTACCAAGTTCAAGGACATTACCTATGATGAGATTTACACCAAGGGCTTGAAGGTCATGGATTTGACTGCTACCACCATGTGTAAGGAAAACAACCTTCCTATCTACGTGTTCAATATGGATGTTGTAGGTAACCTCAAGAAGGTGATGGATGGTGAGGAGATCGGTACGCTCGTACACAACTAA
- the pssA gene encoding CDP-diacylglycerol--serine O-phosphatidyltransferase, whose translation MSIKKHIPNTITCCNLVSGCIATSFAFGGNPKMALLWIIIGAVFDFFDGMSARLLHVSSPIGKELDSLADDVTFGVAPATIVFSQLFVMEYPGFLEPLRPWLPYAAFIIAAFSALRLAKFNLDERQTTSFIGVPTPANALFWGSLIVFNPSWLEGYSWSVFIILALILITSYLLVCEMPLFALKFKQWGFKGNEVKYGFAALTLIILATSVALDGLTGFLTGWWLVIVAYVIISAIIYLKKTK comes from the coding sequence ATGAGTATCAAGAAACATATTCCAAACACGATAACCTGCTGCAACCTGGTTTCGGGCTGCATCGCAACATCGTTTGCCTTCGGCGGGAACCCAAAGATGGCATTGTTATGGATTATCATCGGAGCCGTATTCGACTTCTTTGACGGCATGAGCGCCCGCCTGCTGCACGTTTCATCGCCAATAGGCAAGGAGCTGGATTCGCTGGCAGATGACGTAACCTTCGGTGTGGCTCCTGCCACCATCGTATTCTCACAACTCTTTGTGATGGAATATCCGGGTTTTCTGGAGCCTTTGCGCCCATGGCTGCCTTACGCAGCCTTCATCATCGCAGCCTTCTCGGCATTGCGACTGGCTAAGTTTAATCTTGATGAGCGCCAGACTACCTCTTTCATCGGTGTTCCTACACCAGCCAACGCCCTGTTCTGGGGTTCGCTGATTGTGTTCAATCCAAGCTGGCTCGAAGGATATTCATGGTCGGTATTCATCATTCTGGCTCTGATTCTCATCACCAGCTATCTGCTGGTTTGCGAGATGCCTCTTTTCGCCTTGAAGTTCAAACAGTGGGGTTTCAAGGGCAATGAGGTAAAATATGGCTTTGCCGCGCTCACCCTCATCATCCTCGCTACTTCGGTAGCACTCGATGGTCTGACCGGTTTCCTCACCGGCTGGTGGCTTGTCATCGTGGCATACGTCATCATCTCGGCGATTATTTATCTGAAGAAGACGAAATAG
- a CDS encoding phosphatidylserine decarboxylase family protein, with protein sequence MGQKIKKLKKIRLHREGTDQLVTGAIALVAIAAILWTTLDNKIPFWAFVVVFGTVYGIVLNFYRCPIRYLNVEDTSKLVVAPADGKIVVIEEVENAPYFGDRRLMISIFMSLWNVHANWFPVDGKVKFVKHVDGNYHKAWLPKASEENEHADVMITTPEGVDVLCRQIAGAVARRIVTYAKEGEECFIDEHLGFIKLGSRVDVYLPVGTEVCVKMGQSTTGDQTIIAKLK encoded by the coding sequence ATGGGACAGAAAATAAAGAAATTAAAGAAGATAAGATTGCACCGCGAAGGTACCGATCAGCTGGTTACCGGAGCGATAGCGTTAGTAGCCATTGCGGCTATATTGTGGACAACCTTAGACAACAAGATTCCGTTCTGGGCTTTTGTTGTTGTGTTCGGTACGGTATATGGTATCGTGCTCAACTTCTACCGTTGCCCTATCAGATACCTCAACGTAGAGGATACTTCGAAACTGGTAGTAGCACCAGCCGACGGAAAGATTGTGGTGATAGAAGAGGTGGAGAATGCTCCCTACTTCGGTGACCGCCGCCTGATGATTTCCATCTTCATGAGCCTCTGGAATGTTCATGCCAACTGGTTCCCGGTAGACGGAAAGGTGAAATTCGTGAAGCATGTGGACGGCAACTACCACAAGGCATGGCTGCCTAAGGCTAGCGAGGAAAACGAGCATGCCGACGTGATGATTACCACACCTGAGGGAGTGGATGTACTCTGCCGACAGATTGCCGGTGCAGTGGCACGCCGCATCGTAACCTATGCCAAGGAAGGGGAAGAATGCTTCATCGACGAGCACCTGGGATTCATCAAGCTGGGTTCACGCGTGGATGTCTACCTGCCTGTAGGTACAGAAGTATGCGTAAAGATGGGACAGTCAACTACTGGCGACCAGACCATCATCGCCAAATTGAAATAA
- the dnaE gene encoding DNA polymerase III subunit alpha has protein sequence MEDFVHLHVHTQYSILDGQSKIPHLVDKAIKDGMKGMAVTDHGVMFGIKELTDYCGKINKDRKKEGLEPFKPIIGCEMYVARRTKADREKDKGDMSGYHLIVLAKNYNGYKNLIKLVSNSWVDGYYMRPRTDRADLEKYHEDLIVCSACIAGEVPSKILHGDLEGAREACQWYHNLFGDDYYLELQRHKVPDDPSLLANREAYELQQRANKELIKMAREFNIKLVCTNDCHFEDKETAEAHDHLLCIATGKDLDDPNRMRYSKQEWFKTRQEMNEVFSDIPEALSNTLEVLDKVEIYSIDHGPIMPFFPIPESFGTEEQLRQKVSEEDLYKEFTSDENGKNPLPPEEGQKVIDRLGGYDKIYRIKFEAEYLRHLAYEGAKKLYGDPLPENVDEHVNFELHVMKTMGFPGYFLIVSDFIRAAREELGVMVGPGRGSAAGSVVAYCLGITKIDPLKYDLLFERFLNPDRVNLPDIDTDFDDDGRGKVLRWVMDKYGHENCAHIITYGSMATKNSIKDVARVEKLPLDKANALCKAIPDRLPDGAKMNLTNAIKYTPELREAEFSNDPRESNTIKYAKMLEGTIRGTGIHACGFIICRDPISNWVPVSTADDPDFPGLKTAVTQYDGHVIETTGLIKMDFLGLKTLSEMKEACKVVKQTTGDVVDLDTIPIDDELTYQLYQRGQTIGTFQFESPGMQKYLRELKPTVFEDLIAMNALYRPGPMDYIPDFIARKNGKQEITYDIPCMEKYLKDTYGITVYQEQVMLLSRQLASFTRGESDALRKAMGKKKKAIVDAMKPKFIKQGQENGHDPKVLEKIWGDWEKFASYAFNKSHATCYSWVAYQTAYLKAHYPAEYMAALMTRRFAQITEITKLMEECQSMGIKTLGPDVNESYRVFGVNEHGEIRFGLSAIKGMGAPAADAIVAERLKNGPYKSIFDFAERVDYSSVNRKAFETLALSGGFDSFGIRREQFFGKNNKGETFLDTLVRYGQLFQQEQHEAANSLFGGTEAIEIATPPIPDAESWSTIERLNRERELVGIYLSAHPLDEYSIILNSLCNTHCSELGDKQELAKKEDVVLGGIITGVKSKFTKTGKPCGFVTLEDFEGSGELALFGEDWGKWRGIMVEGSTIYITAKCVSRYGNANYLDFQIGNVEYLQTVKENRIDRFTINVESDAIDETMVSDLQTILENDEGKAQLFFQIHDVDSNTYLLMRAREHTVGVGHALIQYIEQHPKMSYQIN, from the coding sequence ATGGAAGATTTTGTTCATTTGCATGTACACACCCAATACTCCATCCTCGACGGCCAGTCGAAGATACCGCATCTGGTAGATAAGGCCATCAAGGACGGCATGAAGGGTATGGCGGTAACCGACCACGGTGTGATGTTCGGCATCAAGGAACTCACCGACTATTGCGGCAAGATTAATAAAGACCGCAAGAAGGAGGGACTCGAACCTTTCAAGCCTATCATAGGCTGCGAGATGTATGTGGCACGCCGAACCAAAGCCGACCGAGAGAAGGATAAGGGCGATATGAGCGGTTATCACCTCATTGTACTTGCCAAGAATTATAATGGATACAAGAACCTCATCAAGCTGGTGAGCAATTCGTGGGTGGATGGTTACTACATGCGCCCACGAACCGACCGTGCCGATCTGGAGAAGTATCATGAAGACCTCATCGTCTGTTCGGCATGTATTGCAGGCGAGGTGCCATCCAAGATTCTGCATGGTGACCTGGAAGGAGCCCGCGAGGCTTGCCAGTGGTACCACAACCTCTTTGGCGATGATTACTATCTCGAGCTCCAGCGACATAAAGTGCCCGATGATCCAAGTCTGCTTGCCAACCGCGAGGCTTACGAGTTGCAGCAGCGTGCCAACAAGGAACTTATCAAGATGGCAAGGGAGTTTAACATCAAACTGGTGTGCACCAACGACTGCCACTTCGAGGATAAGGAGACTGCCGAGGCTCACGACCATCTGCTCTGTATCGCTACCGGCAAGGATCTCGACGACCCTAACCGTATGCGCTATTCCAAGCAGGAATGGTTCAAGACCCGCCAGGAGATGAACGAGGTGTTCTCGGATATCCCCGAAGCGCTTTCCAATACCCTCGAAGTATTGGATAAGGTGGAGATTTACAGCATCGACCATGGTCCTATCATGCCTTTCTTCCCGATTCCGGAGAGTTTCGGTACCGAGGAGCAGTTGCGACAGAAGGTATCAGAAGAAGATCTCTACAAGGAGTTTACCTCTGATGAGAACGGCAAGAACCCGCTGCCACCAGAGGAAGGTCAGAAGGTAATCGACCGATTGGGTGGTTACGATAAGATATACCGTATCAAGTTTGAGGCAGAATATCTGCGCCACCTTGCCTACGAGGGAGCTAAAAAGCTTTATGGCGACCCGCTGCCCGAGAATGTAGACGAGCATGTAAACTTCGAGCTCCACGTGATGAAGACCATGGGTTTCCCGGGCTACTTCCTCATTGTGTCAGACTTCATCAGGGCGGCGCGCGAGGAACTCGGCGTGATGGTGGGCCCGGGACGTGGATCTGCGGCAGGTTCGGTGGTGGCTTACTGCTTGGGCATTACCAAGATTGACCCATTGAAGTACGACCTCCTGTTTGAGCGTTTCCTGAATCCAGACCGTGTGAACCTTCCGGATATTGATACCGACTTTGATGATGACGGCCGAGGCAAGGTGCTGAGATGGGTAATGGATAAGTACGGTCATGAGAACTGTGCCCATATCATTACCTACGGTTCCATGGCCACGAAGAACTCCATCAAGGACGTGGCGCGTGTAGAGAAGTTGCCGTTGGATAAGGCGAATGCACTCTGCAAGGCTATCCCAGACCGTTTGCCTGACGGTGCCAAGATGAACCTGACCAATGCCATCAAATATACCCCAGAGCTGCGCGAGGCAGAGTTCTCCAACGATCCGCGCGAGAGCAATACCATCAAGTATGCCAAGATGCTCGAGGGAACCATCCGAGGCACGGGTATCCATGCCTGCGGATTCATCATCTGCCGCGACCCTATCAGCAACTGGGTGCCTGTATCTACTGCTGATGACCCTGATTTCCCGGGACTGAAGACGGCGGTAACGCAGTACGACGGCCATGTCATCGAGACCACCGGTCTGATTAAGATGGACTTCCTGGGCTTGAAGACCCTCTCCGAGATGAAGGAGGCATGCAAGGTTGTCAAGCAGACTACGGGCGATGTCGTTGACCTCGATACCATCCCTATCGATGACGAGCTGACCTATCAGCTCTATCAGCGCGGTCAGACCATCGGAACCTTCCAGTTCGAGTCGCCGGGTATGCAGAAGTATCTCCGTGAGCTGAAGCCTACGGTGTTCGAGGACCTCATCGCCATGAATGCCCTCTACCGTCCGGGACCTATGGATTACATCCCTGATTTCATTGCCCGCAAGAACGGCAAGCAGGAGATTACCTACGATATCCCGTGTATGGAGAAGTATCTGAAGGATACCTACGGCATCACGGTCTATCAGGAGCAGGTGATGCTTCTTTCCCGTCAGTTGGCGAGCTTCACCCGAGGTGAGTCTGATGCGCTGCGTAAGGCGATGGGTAAGAAGAAAAAGGCTATCGTAGATGCGATGAAGCCTAAGTTCATCAAGCAGGGACAGGAGAACGGCCACGACCCGAAGGTGCTGGAGAAGATATGGGGCGACTGGGAGAAATTTGCTTCCTACGCCTTTAACAAGTCTCATGCCACCTGTTATTCGTGGGTAGCCTACCAGACTGCCTATCTCAAGGCGCACTATCCTGCCGAATATATGGCGGCGCTGATGACCCGACGCTTTGCACAGATTACCGAAATCACCAAGCTGATGGAGGAGTGCCAGTCGATGGGCATCAAGACCTTGGGTCCGGATGTGAACGAGAGTTACCGCGTGTTCGGTGTGAACGAGCATGGAGAGATACGTTTCGGTCTTTCAGCCATCAAGGGTATGGGTGCTCCGGCAGCCGATGCCATCGTGGCAGAGCGACTGAAGAACGGACCTTATAAGAGCATCTTCGATTTTGCCGAGCGTGTAGATTACTCCAGCGTGAACCGCAAGGCTTTCGAAACCTTGGCGCTGAGTGGCGGTTTCGACAGCTTCGGCATCCGTCGCGAGCAGTTCTTCGGCAAGAACAACAAGGGCGAAACCTTCCTCGATACGCTGGTGCGCTATGGTCAGCTCTTCCAGCAGGAACAGCACGAGGCTGCCAACTCACTCTTTGGCGGTACCGAGGCGATAGAGATAGCTACGCCGCCTATTCCTGATGCTGAGAGCTGGAGCACCATCGAACGTCTGAACCGTGAGCGCGAGCTTGTGGGCATCTATCTTTCTGCCCATCCGCTCGATGAGTACAGCATCATCCTCAATTCTCTCTGCAATACCCATTGTTCCGAACTGGGCGACAAGCAGGAACTGGCAAAGAAGGAGGATGTGGTGCTGGGCGGCATCATCACGGGTGTGAAGTCGAAGTTTACCAAGACGGGCAAGCCGTGCGGTTTTGTTACGCTTGAAGACTTTGAGGGTTCAGGCGAGCTGGCTCTCTTTGGCGAGGACTGGGGCAAGTGGCGCGGCATCATGGTTGAAGGCAGCACCATCTACATTACCGCCAAGTGCGTTTCCCGTTACGGCAATGCCAACTATCTCGATTTCCAGATAGGCAATGTAGAGTATCTGCAGACGGTCAAGGAGAACCGCATCGACCGCTTTACCATCAATGTGGAGAGCGATGCGATAGATGAAACGATGGTTAGCGACCTGCAGACTATTCTGGAGAATGACGAGGGCAAGGCGCAGCTCTTTTTCCAGATACATGATGTTGACAGCAATACCTATCTGCTGATGCGTGCCCGTGAGCATACGGTGGGTGTAGGCCATGCCCTCATCCAGTATATCGAGCAGCATCCTAAGATGAGCTATCAGATCAATTAG
- the trxA gene encoding thioredoxin, with product MEVTITTENFESYKNGELPLVVDLWATWCGPCRQIAPIVSELAEEFDGKLVVGKCDVEENDDIAMEFGVRNIPTILFFKGGQLVDKFVGAASKATLTEKFQALL from the coding sequence ATGGAAGTAACAATTACAACCGAGAATTTCGAGAGCTACAAGAATGGCGAACTGCCATTGGTAGTAGATTTGTGGGCAACATGGTGCGGTCCTTGCCGCCAGATTGCTCCTATCGTATCAGAACTTGCTGAGGAGTTTGACGGCAAGTTGGTAGTAGGCAAGTGTGATGTAGAGGAGAACGACGACATCGCTATGGAGTTTGGTGTTCGTAATATCCCTACCATCCTCTTCTTCAAGGGTGGCCAGCTGGTAGATAAGTTTGTTGGCGCAGCCTCTAAGGCAACCCTCACCGAGAAGTTCCAGGCTCTCCTGTAA